A window of Gracilinanus agilis isolate LMUSP501 unplaced genomic scaffold, AgileGrace unplaced_scaffold60850, whole genome shotgun sequence contains these coding sequences:
- the LOC123256556 gene encoding gasdermin-A-like has protein sequence MSYCYGGNTGLTNLWFKDACPVNCVPKLLVQCSRTIRLEGFLALQGEVKDNICNLKNLILEHCASLLEALLALLGQAKALQELEDKMNRALDLEEPVTPGSLGGPGDTILAKLQDTSGKLNRFWAGSILYLLGALQELIEEQQQLLAMSVEKKILSQQLKLMETILDQNFLRAEAGPLSLHSELLQNLQGEELTVTKALIGLCGLDLQEDGHLFGWQPDALPPLCALYAALSVFQILSIVMENLSERQVVSPGTHGEGKGSNPAPSSSGSLVTNSGKLCWGHGGHADTKGYVCPLCPVGVLHGL, from the exons ATGAGTTATTGCTATGGGGGAAACACTGGGCTTACTAACCTGTGGTTCAAAGATGCTTGTCCCGTCAATTGTGTTCCCAAATTGTTAGTTCAGTGTTCAAGAACCATAAGACTTGAGGGATTCCTGGCACTTCAGGGAGAGGTGAAAGACAACATCTGCAATTTGAAGAACCTGATCCTGGAACACTGTGCAAGTCTACTGGAAGCCCTCCTGGCCCTTTTGGGCCAGGCCAAAGCCCTACAAGAGCTGGAGGACAAG ATGAACCGAGCTTTGGACCTTGAGGAGCCAGTGACCCCAGGATCCCTAGGGGGCCCTGGGGACACCATCCTAGCCAAGCTGCAGGACACTTCAGGGAAACTCAACCGTTTCTGGGCAGGGAGCATCCTCTACCTGTTGGGAGCCCTCCAGG AGCTGATTGAGGAGCAACAGCAACTGCTGGCAATGTCTGTGGAGAAGAAGATTCTCTCCCAGCAGCTGAAGCTG ATGGAGACTATCCTGGACCAGAATTTCCTTCGAGCTGAGGCAGGACCATTGTCTCTCCATTCTGAGCTCCTCCAGAACCTTCAGGGAGAGGAGCTGACTGTGACCAAGGCCCTGATAGGTCTCTGTGGCCTTGACCTACAGGAGGATGGTCACCTCTTTGGCTGGCAGCCTGATGCCCTGCCTCCCCTCTGTGCCCTATATGCTGCCCTCTCTGTTTTTCAAATACTCTCTatagtgatggagaacctttcaGAGAGGCAGGTGGTGTCTccaggcacacatggagaggggaaggggagcaacCCAGCCCCGAGTTCCTCTGGTtctctagtaacaaactctggcaagcTCTGCTGGGGCCATGGTGGGCATGCTGACACGAAGGGCTATGTGTGCCCCCTCTGTCCTGTGGGCGTTCTACATGGCTTATAG